In the Kribbella sp. NBC_00482 genome, one interval contains:
- a CDS encoding DUF427 domain-containing protein, with the protein MRRARAGLSAVMADKTVKIPGPDHPITVEKNPDRVVVKVGDQVIADTRDALSLQEANYPAVQYIPRDDVDLTLLERTEHQTYCPYKGDASYYSLLPAGADGENAVWTYEQPYEAVADIRDHVAFYPDKVSIEIIA; encoded by the coding sequence ATGAGACGAGCCCGTGCCGGGTTGTCAGCGGTCATGGCGGACAAGACTGTGAAGATTCCTGGACCGGACCACCCGATCACCGTGGAGAAGAACCCGGACCGTGTGGTCGTGAAGGTCGGCGACCAGGTCATCGCGGACACCCGGGACGCGCTGTCGCTGCAGGAGGCGAACTACCCGGCGGTGCAGTACATCCCGCGCGATGACGTCGACCTCACGCTGCTCGAGCGCACCGAGCATCAGACCTACTGCCCGTACAAGGGCGACGCGTCGTACTACAGCCTCCTTCCCGCCGGGGCGGACGGCGAGAACGCGGTCTGGACGTACGAGCAGCCGTACGAGGCGGTCGCCGACATCCGCGACCACGTCGCCTTCTACCCCGACAAGGTGTCGATCGAGATCATCGCTTGA
- a CDS encoding alpha/beta fold hydrolase, translating to MEKVTSADGTTIAYDRLGSGHPLILVGGALCDRNALRPLADELANHFDVVTYDRRGRGDSGDSGDNTPYGVQREVDDIAALLTAVGGTAALYGHSSGAGLAAIAASRLPFTKVVLHEPPYGPDDVDPSDDGEQVLELIRDGQNQEAVELFLLMTGMPKPEALQVAATPGVAELAPTLAYDFAVMGHEGTTPVETLRAIKPPTLVIAGTATAPFMLDAAHRIVPILPNATLRELPDQHHVVPPELLAPVIQAMISIDTLSG from the coding sequence ATGGAGAAAGTGACATCCGCGGACGGTACGACGATCGCCTACGACCGCCTGGGCAGCGGGCACCCGCTGATCCTGGTCGGGGGAGCACTGTGCGATCGGAACGCGCTCCGGCCGCTGGCCGACGAGCTGGCGAACCACTTCGACGTGGTGACGTACGACCGCCGCGGCCGCGGTGACTCCGGTGACTCCGGTGACAACACGCCGTACGGCGTCCAGCGCGAGGTGGACGACATCGCCGCGCTACTGACAGCCGTCGGTGGTACGGCGGCTCTCTACGGGCACTCGTCCGGTGCGGGACTGGCCGCGATCGCAGCGAGCCGGCTGCCGTTCACCAAGGTCGTGCTGCACGAGCCGCCGTACGGGCCGGACGACGTGGACCCGTCGGACGACGGCGAGCAAGTGCTCGAACTGATCCGGGACGGCCAGAACCAGGAGGCGGTCGAGCTGTTCCTGCTGATGACAGGCATGCCCAAACCAGAGGCGTTGCAGGTTGCCGCTACCCCGGGCGTGGCCGAACTCGCGCCGACACTCGCCTACGACTTCGCCGTCATGGGCCACGAAGGCACCACCCCGGTCGAAACGCTCCGCGCGATCAAGCCGCCGACCCTCGTCATCGCCGGGACGGCGACGGCGCCGTTCATGCTCGACGCCGCCCACCGCATCGTCCCGATCCTGCCGAACGCGACACTCCGGGAACTACCCGACCAGCATCACGTCGTACCGCCGGAGCTCCTCGCCCCGGTGATTCAAGCGATGATCTCGATCGACACCTTGTCGGGGTAG